One Amaranthus tricolor cultivar Red isolate AtriRed21 chromosome 1, ASM2621246v1, whole genome shotgun sequence DNA window includes the following coding sequences:
- the LOC130808299 gene encoding uncharacterized protein LOC130808299: NKKNNNNNNSKNNNNNNNNNNNNNNNNNNNNNNNNNDNNNNNNNNNNNNNNNNNNNNNNNNNNNNNNNNNNNNNNNNNNNNNNINNNNNNNNNNNNNNNNNNNNNNNNNNNNNNNNNNNNNNNNNNNNNINNNNINNNNKNNNNNNNNNNNNNNNNNNNNNNNNNNNNNNNNNNNNNNNNNNNNNNNNININNKKNNNNNNNNSKNNNNNNNNNNKNNNNNNNNNNNNNNNNNNNNNNNDNNNNNNNNNNNNNNNNNNNNISNNNNNNNNNNNNNNNNNNNNNNNKNKNNNKKNNNNNNSNNNNNNNNNNNNNNNNNNNNNNKNKNNNTKNNNNNNSNNNNNNNNNNNNNNNNINNNNNNNNNNNNNNNNKNNNDNNNNNNNNNNMLFWVD, from the exons aataagaaaaataataataataataatagtaagaacaataataataataataataataataataataataataataataataataataataataataataataataatgacaataataataataataataataataataataataataataataataataataataataataataataataataataataataacaataataataataataataataataataataataataataataataataataatattaataataataataataataataataataacaacaataataataata ataataataataataataataataacaataataataataataataacaataataataataataataacaataataataataataataatattaataataataatattaataataataataaaaataataataataataataataataataataataataataataataataataataataataataataataataataat aataataataataataataataataataataataataataataataataataataataataataatattaatattaataataagaaaaataataataataataataataatagtaagaataataataataataataataataataataaaaataataataataataataataataataataataataataataataataataataataataataataatgacaataataataacaataataataataataataataataataataataataataataataatattagtaataataataataataataataataataacaataataataataataataataataataataataataataaaaataaaaataataataagaaaaataataataataataatagtaataataataataataataataataataataataataataataataataataataataataataataaaaataaaaataataatacgaaaaataataataataataacagtaataataataataataataataataataataataataataataataatattaataataataataataataataataataataataataataataataataaaaataataatgacaataataataacaataataataataataatatgctgTTTTGGGTGGACTGA
- the LOC130808305 gene encoding uncharacterized protein LOC130808305, which translates to MVEWSFIEDMLAHLGFPNHFIEMVMTCITTPAYSMIINGNPTPLILPKRGLRQGDPLSSLLFTICMEYGTRILQQVTSIPGFKFHPRCKALRLNNLWFADDMLLFCSGDIDSIAMMISGLKLFSETTGLQISAEKSEIYLAGMSTLEREMIAKISGFRIGKLPFTYLGVPMDTKKITPKECEVLTDKMCKRIKLWSSRNLSYSGRLQLVNSILISICTYWTQIFILPKTVISRINSMCQHFLWHGVYDSSKHGNIAWDNLCIPKKQGGLNIRNLWLWNKAAIGKQIWSICQKKDNLWVKWVHALPSTHYSIKSVYIQLRPNGISVPWSNPVWCRFSVPKHRFIIWLTMRRRLFTKDRLLNFNLVDDTTCVLCKTDIETHDHLFFNCCYSAVILKQVMQWLGCNFQTRSLQHLLQKGWNIKGNTLKKLTVLVAIAATVYAIWKIRNNIIWRHKDATTATKMIYHIKWIVKNRMLQLCNDNYRHIEWLKAL; encoded by the exons ATGGTTGAGTGGAGTTTTATTGAGGACATGCTCGCCCATCTAGGATTTCCTAATCATTTCATTGAGATGGTGATGACATGCATTACTACTCCTGCCTATTCTATGATCATCAATGGTAATCCTACTCCTCTTATCCTACCTAAAAGAGGACTCAGACAAGGTGATCCACTTTCCTCTCTTCTGTTCACCATTTGTATGGAATATGGGACGAGAATTCTTCAGCAAGTGACCTCCATCCCTGGCTTTAAGTTCCACCCAAGATGCAAAGCTCTCAGATTGAATAACCTATGGTTCGCAGATGATATGTTACTATTTTGTAGTGGTGATATTGACTCCATTGCCATGATGATCAGTGGTCTTAAGCTTTTCTCAGAGACCACAGGCCTGCAGATTAGTGCGGAAAAGTCAGAAATTTATCTTGCAGGTATGTCAACATTGGAACGGGAGATGATTGCCAAGATTTCGGGCTTTAGAATCGGTAAGCTTCCTTTCACTTACCTCGGGGTCCCAATGGACACCAAGAAGATCACTCCCAAGGAGTGTGAAGTCCTCACTGACAAAATGTGTAAGAGGATCAAGCTATGGAGTTCTCGAAATCTTTCGTACAGTGGTAGATTACAACTGGTAAATTCTATTCTTATTTCTATCTGTACGTATTGGACTCAGATTTTCATTCTTCCGAAAACAGTCATCTCTAGAATTAATAGCATGTGTCAACACTTTCTCTGGCATGGTGTTTACGATAGCTCTAAACATGGGAATATTGCTTGGGACAATCTTTGTATTCCAAAAAAACAAGGGGGTCTGAATATCAGGAATCTCTGGTTATGGAACAAGGCAGCTATTGGTAAACAAATTTGGTCCATATGCCAAAAGAAGGACAATTTGTGGGTTAAATGGGTTCATGCG CTGCCCAGCACGCATTATAGTATCAAGAGTGTGTATATTCAGCTTCGTCCTAATGGAATCAGCGTTCCATGGAGCAATCCTGTTTGGTGCAGATTCTCTGTGCCCAAACATCGCTTCATCATATGGTTAACTATGAGAAGAAGACTATTCACGAAAGACAGACTTCTTAACTTCAATTTGGTGGATGATACTACTTGTGTACTTTGCaaaactgatattgaaactcatgatcacTTGTTCTTTAATTGTTGTTATAGTGCTGTTATTTTGAAACAGGTTATGCAGTGGCTCGGCTGTAATTTCCAGACCCGCTCGCTGCAACACCTTCTACAAAAAGGATGGAACATAAAGGGAAACACATTGAAGAAGCTCACGGTCTTGGTGGCCATTGCAGCCACGGTGTATGCAATCTGGAAGATCAGGAATAATATAATCTGGAGGCACAAAGATGCAACAACCGCTACAAAGATGATTTATCATATCAAGTGGATCGTAAAGAATAGAATGctccaattgtgtaatgataaTTATAGACATATCGAATGGCTCAAAGCTTTGTAA